The Ignavibacteriales bacterium sequence AAACAATGTTCTGTTTTTTCTGATCGGACTTTTTCTTGTAGCATTCGGTACAGGAATTTTTAAGGTAAATATGGCTGTACTGGTTGGAAATCTTTACAGGACAACTCCAGTATTGAAGGACGCCGGATTTAATATTTATTATATGGGCGTTAACGTCGGCGCAGCAATAGCACCTTTAGCCGCAACTCTCTTCAGCAGTTATTTCGGCAGTTACCGTCTTTCATTTTGGGCTGCTTCAATTGGAATGATAATTTCGTTTTCCACTTTTACTTTCGGACAAAAGAGATTGGTAGTTACAGATCACAATAAAAAAGATGACGGTTCAATATCACATGCGGATCGTCTGCCTGATATGAATAAAAAAGAATTCAATCAGAGAATTGTTACGCTAGTTATTCTATTTTTAATTGTAATTTTTTTCTGGATCGGATTTTATCAGAACGGATTTGCGCTCACACTTTTCGCAGAGCGTTCTACTAAAATATTAAATTGGCTTCGCCCCGAGACATATCAATTTTTTAATCCGTTTTTCATTTTAGTTCTAACTCCAATTTTACTTACACTCTTTTCAAAGTTGAATGCTAAAGGAAAAGAACCTCAAACACCGGTTAAAATTTTTATCGGAATGGTTGTAATGGGAATCGCGATGGCAATTATGATACCTGCATCATTGATGGGTGGAAACGCAGACGCGCACAACATGTCGCCTATGTGGCTCATCTCAACGTACTTTGTTGTTACAATCGCTGAGATAATGATTTCGCCTATGGGACAATCATTCGTATCAAAAGTAGCGCCGCCAAAGATTCAAGGGTTAATGATGGGCGGCTGGTTTGCCGCTACTGCTGCGGGAAGTTACGGATCCGGATTTATGGGTAAGTTTTACAGCAACTTTCTTCATCACGAATATTTTTTAGTTCTAGCCGGACTTCTTGGATTCTCGGCAATTCTTGTTTTGATATCGCTTAAAATATTAAGAAGATTTTCTTAAAGGTTCATAATGCTTATTAGAGAAAAAGTCGAACAGGCAAAAAAACTTTTAAATGAATTTGATATCGACTGCTGGCTTACATTCGCGCGCGAAACCTCAATTAACGGCGATCCGACACTCGCGTTTTTAGTTGAAGCCGATCTTACCTGGCATTCATCATTAATCATTACAAAGAATGAAGCCCATGCGATTGTTGGAGAATATGACCGCCTAACAGTTGAAGAACTTGGTGTATATGATTCGGTTACCGGATTTGTAAAAGGGTTTAGAAAACCTTTGCTGAATCTTATAACAAAATTGAATCCGGAAAAGATCGCAATCAATTATTCAGTTGGAAGTGAAATTTGCGACGGGCTTACTTACGGAATGTATCTCACTCTTCAAAATGTTCTTTCCGAAATTGGTTTTGAAAATAGACTGATCTCTGCAGAAAAAATTGTCTCCGCTTTGAGAGAAAGAAAATCAGAATCAGAAGCTGAAAATATCAAACAAGCAATAAGGCATACCGAAGAGATATTCGATCTGGCTGCAAAATTTATAAAACCGGGCAAGACCGAAAAAGAAATTGCATCATTTATGAAACAAGAAGTTGAAAAGAGAAAATTGGAATTCGCATGGGATGAAAAAGTCTGCCCTTCTGTTTTTACCGGACCTGAAACAGCGGGGGCTCATTACGCACCAACAGATCGTGCTGTAGAAAAAGGGCATCTTCTCAATATGGATTTTGGCGTTAGGGTAAACGGCTATTGTTCAGATATGCAGCGAACTTTTTATATTTTGCTAGACGGAGAAAAAAATCCACCGGCATCTGTCCAAAAAGGATTTGATGTTAATGTAGAAGCAATTGAAAAAGCGAAGCAAGGAATTAAACCCGGCGCTCAAGGTCACATGATTGATAAAATCGCACGCGATACAATCACTTCAAACGGATATGATGAATATCCGTTCGGACTCGGTCATCAAGTAGGACGATTTCCTCATGACGGAACCGCATTGCTTGGACCGGCATGGGAGAAATATGATCAGAAACCATTTAAAAATTTAGAACCGGGAATGGTATTTACTATTGAACCGCGATTGACTGTTCCCGGGCACGGAGTTGTTTCGATTGAAGAAATGATAATAATTACAGAAACCGGTTGTGAATGGTTGACCAATCCGCAAAAAAATATAATATTGGTTTAAGAAATAATATAAGAAGGTGATCAATGGGAATTTCCCGAAACCTACTTCTATGGGCTTCAGAAAATCCATGGATGCGTGCTCATGTTCCTAAATGGAAATTTGTTAGAAGCGCAATTAAAAAATTTATGCCCGGCGAAAATGTAAGCGATGCTCTTCAAGCCGCTAAATTATTTAATGAAGACTCCATCCCGACCATCTTCACTCGTCTTGGCGAAAACATCAAACATCTTTCAGAAGGATTAGAAGTCCGCGATCACTATCTTGAATTGGTTGAAAAAATTTCAGAGCAGAAACTTGATGTGGAAATTTCTCTAAAACTAACACAGCTCGGTTTCGATTCCGATTTTGAAGAAACCTACGAACGCTTTAAGCCAATTGCTGAAAAAGTTAAGGCGAAACTCGGGAATATGATCTGGATTGATATGGAAGGAAGCGCTTATACGGAAAAAACTATTTTCTTCTATAAAAA is a genomic window containing:
- a CDS encoding Xaa-Pro peptidase family protein, giving the protein MLIREKVEQAKKLLNEFDIDCWLTFARETSINGDPTLAFLVEADLTWHSSLIITKNEAHAIVGEYDRLTVEELGVYDSVTGFVKGFRKPLLNLITKLNPEKIAINYSVGSEICDGLTYGMYLTLQNVLSEIGFENRLISAEKIVSALRERKSESEAENIKQAIRHTEEIFDLAAKFIKPGKTEKEIASFMKQEVEKRKLEFAWDEKVCPSVFTGPETAGAHYAPTDRAVEKGHLLNMDFGVRVNGYCSDMQRTFYILLDGEKNPPASVQKGFDVNVEAIEKAKQGIKPGAQGHMIDKIARDTITSNGYDEYPFGLGHQVGRFPHDGTALLGPAWEKYDQKPFKNLEPGMVFTIEPRLTVPGHGVVSIEEMIIITETGCEWLTNPQKNIILV
- a CDS encoding peptide MFS transporter, which gives rise to MFKKHPDGLPVLFFTEMWERFGFYILMAILVLYMEHEFGWDDSTKGNFYGWFLGTVYFIPLLGGWLGDRVLGQINTAKIGSLLMCIGYIFLALSSKNNVLFFLIGLFLVAFGTGIFKVNMAVLVGNLYRTTPVLKDAGFNIYYMGVNVGAAIAPLAATLFSSYFGSYRLSFWAASIGMIISFSTFTFGQKRLVVTDHNKKDDGSISHADRLPDMNKKEFNQRIVTLVILFLIVIFFWIGFYQNGFALTLFAERSTKILNWLRPETYQFFNPFFILVLTPILLTLFSKLNAKGKEPQTPVKIFIGMVVMGIAMAIMIPASLMGGNADAHNMSPMWLISTYFVVTIAEIMISPMGQSFVSKVAPPKIQGLMMGGWFAATAAGSYGSGFMGKFYSNFLHHEYFLVLAGLLGFSAILVLISLKILRRFS